Proteins encoded by one window of Arabidopsis thaliana chromosome 2, partial sequence:
- the FBA6 gene encoding Aldolase superfamily protein (Aldolase superfamily protein; FUNCTIONS IN: copper ion binding; INVOLVED IN: response to cadmium ion, response to salt stress, pentose-phosphate shunt; LOCATED IN: mitochondrion, plasma membrane, membrane; EXPRESSED IN: 24 plant structures; EXPRESSED DURING: 15 growth stages; CONTAINS InterPro DOMAIN/s: Aldolase-type TIM barrel (InterPro:IPR013785), Fructose-bisphosphate aldolase, class-I (InterPro:IPR000741); BEST Arabidopsis thaliana protein match is: Aldolase superfamily protein (TAIR:AT3G52930.1); Has 5036 Blast hits to 5030 proteins in 977 species: Archae - 0; Bacteria - 714; Metazoa - 1434; Fungi - 8; Plants - 477; Viruses - 0; Other Eukaryotes - 2403 (source: NCBI BLink).) codes for MSSFTSKFADELIANAAYIGTPGKGILAADESTGTIGKRLASINVENVESNRRALRELLFTTPGALPCLSGVILFEETLYQKSSDGTPFVDMLKSAGVLPGIKVDKGTVELAGTNGETTTQGLDGLGDRCKKYYEAGARFAKWRAVLKIGVNEPSQLAIHENAYGLARYAVICQENGLVPIVEPEILVDGSHDIQKCAAVTERVLAACYKALSDHHVLLEGTLLKPNMVTPGSESAKVAPEVIAEHTVRALQRTVPAAVPAIVFLSGGQSEEEATRNLNAMNQLKTKKPWSLSFSFGRALQQSTLKTWGGKEENVKKAQEAFLVRCKANSEATLGAYKGDAKLGEGAAESLHVKDYKY; via the exons ATGTCTTCCTTCACCTCCAAATTCGCCG ATGAGCTGATTGCTAACGCTGCTTACATCGGAACACCTGGAAAAGGTATCCTTGCGGCAGATGAATCAACTGGTACTATTGGGAAACGTCTCGCTAGCATCAACGTTGAGAACGTTGAATCCAACAGACGTGCTCTTCGTGAGCTTCTCTTCACTACTCCTGGAGCTCTTCCTTGCCTCAGTGGTGTTATCCTCTTTGAAGAAACTCTTTACCAGAAGAGCTCTGATG GTACGCCTTTTGTTGATATGTTGAAGAGTGCAGGAGTTTTGCCTGGTATTAAGGTTGATAAGGGTACCGTTGAGCTTGCTGGAACCAATGGTGAGACTACTACTCAAGGTCTTGATGGTCTTGGTGACCGTTGCAAGAAATACTACGAGGCTGGTGCTCGTTTCGCCAAGTGGCGTGCGGTTCTTAAGATTGGTGTTAATGAGCCATCTCAGTTAGCTATCCATGAGAACGCTTATGGATTGGCTAGGTATGCTGTCATTTGTCAGGAGAACGGTCTTGTGCCGATTGTGGAGCCTGAGATTCTTGTTGATGGCTCTCATGACATTCAGAAGTGTGCCGCGGTGACAGAGCGTGTTCTTGCAGCTTGCTACAAGGCTCTGAGTGATCACCATGTCTTGCTAGAAGGAACACTCTTGAAACCTAACATGGTTACTCCAGGATCAGAGAGTGCGAAGGTTGCACCAGAGGTGATTGCTGAGCACACTGTCCGTGCTCTTCAGAGGACAGTTCCAGCTGCTGTTCCAGCCATAGTGTTCTTGTCTGGTGGACAGAGCGAGGAAGAGGCGACAAGAAACCTTAACGCGATGAACCAGTTGAAGACAAAGAAGCCTTGGTCGTTGTCTTTCTCCTTTGGAAGGGCGTTGCAGCAGAGCACTTTGAAGACTTGGGGAGGAAAAGAGGAGAATGTGAAGAAGGCTCAAGAAGCGTTCTTGGTCAGATGCAAAGCTAACTCTGAAGCAACACTTGGTGCTTACAAGGGTGATGCTAAGCTCGGTGAAGGTGCAGCTGAGAGCCTTCACGTTAAGGATTACAAGTACTGA
- a CDS encoding DUF868 family protein, putative (DUF868) (Plant protein of unknown function (DUF868); CONTAINS InterPro DOMAIN/s: Protein of unknown function DUF868, plant (InterPro:IPR008586); BEST Arabidopsis thaliana protein match is: Plant protein of unknown function (DUF868) (TAIR:AT2G27770.1); Has 289 Blast hits to 289 proteins in 19 species: Archae - 0; Bacteria - 0; Metazoa - 1; Fungi - 2; Plants - 285; Viruses - 0; Other Eukaryotes - 1 (source: NCBI BLink).) — MRGLAACYSEHAIKVSDTYCSGPSNHSYISPTLPPSIPDTVTTTYRSNLPSSDKPVSVSLTWSDNLTVVISTPPKSYSVSLRKPKGSRKLTSSSGSLNAEILWDLSEAEYENNGPEPIRRFFVVVVVNSEITLGVGDVDHERDTSSSSSWRVSKTERFSGTCWLTTKAQFSDVGRKHEIQIQCGGGGGGGGEEGYLWKVKSPETMSVYVDKRKVFSVKKLKWNFRGNQTMFFDGMLIDMMWDLHDWFYKETLSSVSTSSSSKTASSSSSSSTSSSTPPCAVFMFRRRSGLDSRLWIDEDEQESEMKKNIGSRDEKHSFSLIICASKK, encoded by the coding sequence ATGAGAGGTCTCGCGGCTTGTTACAGTGAACACGCCATTAAAGTATCAGATACATATTGTTCAGGTCCATCGAATCATTCCTATATATCTCCGACATTACCTCCTTCAATCCCCGACACAGTAACCACCACTTATAGATCCAATCTCCCATCTTCCGACAAACCCGTCTCTGTTTCACTCACCTGGTCGGATAATCTCACCGTCGTCATCTCAACGCCGCCGAAATCATACTCTGTTTCACTCAGAAAACCTAAAGGATCAAGAAAGTTGACTTCTTCCTCCGGTTCACTCAACGCCGAGATCCTCTGGGATCTATCGGAAGCAGAGTACGAAAACAACGGACCTGAACCAATAAGAAGAttcttcgtcgtcgtcgttGTAAATTCCGAGATTACCCTCGGAGTCGGCGACGTTGACCACGAGCGAGACACGTCATCATCGTCGTCGTGGCGAGTCTCAAAAACGGAGAGATTCTCTGGAACTTGTTGGCTCACGACGAAAGCTCAATTCTCCGACGTCGGAAGGAAACACGAGATACAGATTCAatgcggcggaggaggaggaggaggaggagaggaaGGGTATTTATGGAAAGTGAAAAGTCCTGAAACGATGTCGGTTTATGTTGATAAGAGGAAAGTGTTTTCGGTGAAGAAGCTTAAGTGGAACTTTAGAGGGAATCAAACCATGTTTTTCGATGGAATGCTTATAGACATGATGTGGGATTTACACGACTGGTTCTACAAAGAAACGTTGTCGTCTGTTTCGACTAGTTCATCGTCTAAAACGGCGTCGtcgtcatcgtcttcttcaacttcatcgTCTACTCCTCCGTGTGCTGTGTTTATGTTTAGGAGGAGGAGTGGTTTGGATAGTAGATTATggattgatgaagatgaacaagagagtgagatgaagaagaatattgGTTCTAGAGATGAGAAACATTCGTTTTCACTTATCATTTGTGCCTCTAAAAAGTga
- the FBA6 gene encoding Aldolase superfamily protein (Aldolase superfamily protein; FUNCTIONS IN: copper ion binding; INVOLVED IN: response to salt stress, pentose-phosphate shunt; LOCATED IN: mitochondrion, plasma membrane, membrane; EXPRESSED IN: 24 plant structures; EXPRESSED DURING: 14 growth stages; CONTAINS InterPro DOMAIN/s: Aldolase-type TIM barrel (InterPro:IPR013785), Fructose-bisphosphate aldolase, class-I (InterPro:IPR000741); BEST Arabidopsis thaliana protein match is: Aldolase superfamily protein (TAIR:AT3G52930.1); Has 30201 Blast hits to 17322 proteins in 780 species: Archae - 12; Bacteria - 1396; Metazoa - 17338; Fungi - 3422; Plants - 5037; Viruses - 0; Other Eukaryotes - 2996 (source: NCBI BLink).), translating to MLKSAGVLPGIKVDKGTVELAGTNGETTTQGLDGLGDRCKKYYEAGARFAKWRAVLKIGVNEPSQLAIHENAYGLARYAVICQENGLVPIVEPEILVDGSHDIQKCAAVTERVLAACYKALSDHHVLLEGTLLKPNMVTPGSESAKVAPEVIAEHTVRALQRTVPAAVPAIVFLSGGQSEEEATRNLNAMNQLKTKKPWSLSFSFGRALQQSTLKTWGGKEENVKKAQEAFLVRCKANSEATLGAYKGDAKLGEGAAESLHVKDYKY from the coding sequence ATGTTGAAGAGTGCAGGAGTTTTGCCTGGTATTAAGGTTGATAAGGGTACCGTTGAGCTTGCTGGAACCAATGGTGAGACTACTACTCAAGGTCTTGATGGTCTTGGTGACCGTTGCAAGAAATACTACGAGGCTGGTGCTCGTTTCGCCAAGTGGCGTGCGGTTCTTAAGATTGGTGTTAATGAGCCATCTCAGTTAGCTATCCATGAGAACGCTTATGGATTGGCTAGGTATGCTGTCATTTGTCAGGAGAACGGTCTTGTGCCGATTGTGGAGCCTGAGATTCTTGTTGATGGCTCTCATGACATTCAGAAGTGTGCCGCGGTGACAGAGCGTGTTCTTGCAGCTTGCTACAAGGCTCTGAGTGATCACCATGTCTTGCTAGAAGGAACACTCTTGAAACCTAACATGGTTACTCCAGGATCAGAGAGTGCGAAGGTTGCACCAGAGGTGATTGCTGAGCACACTGTCCGTGCTCTTCAGAGGACAGTTCCAGCTGCTGTTCCAGCCATAGTGTTCTTGTCTGGTGGACAGAGCGAGGAAGAGGCGACAAGAAACCTTAACGCGATGAACCAGTTGAAGACAAAGAAGCCTTGGTCGTTGTCTTTCTCCTTTGGAAGGGCGTTGCAGCAGAGCACTTTGAAGACTTGGGGAGGAAAAGAGGAGAATGTGAAGAAGGCTCAAGAAGCGTTCTTGGTCAGATGCAAAGCTAACTCTGAAGCAACACTTGGTGCTTACAAGGGTGATGCTAAGCTCGGTGAAGGTGCAGCTGAGAGCCTTCACGTTAAGGATTACAAGTACTGA